In a genomic window of Neisseria flavescens:
- a CDS encoding virulence factor TspB C-terminal domain-related protein gives MKNDPRSNVYHWPIALCLALSAAVFAAPVMADVALPPPAQHQNAGFPSDQALQRRGYDPKTGIWKVDVQNNGKPTVNKDGGTYNGSQNKTVTVTGKYGETGTMNTTVNQKVEFGKLQKAANIIMIGNGIANGSNAASSYAAEVGRNIAQGNYGAAASNALQSVARFIDGLFGGPISGIVDLGSSFGDGYLEGKYQNIYKQAEQAQRQAEAEGNYQKAVANAAARKAAEAAQKAQQQDQQKKEEKKRDEEAKEKGLYAYDLIVKKIFQPNIYKSESSITYKSYKVYSNSPNYNVFSKAFITNGGFYHNYNPSKDYSFFTGLKNPSKISLEINNLPKESSIYFEIRSYPAGSPDIPNAAKNTGQVNPSDFMLTQKEILDILKRMLENQQTNHNELMNQLAKIGVVNQSAEQSTFSPDTALSAPYTPEGSSTPQQTRFKMNQNGTVGVDYVPRPDLKPNSPEAPNKHEKTTPSRQESPDTPNSPNTPNQPNNPTGQQNQNQENKQQNFCQQNPNAAQCMPSGESSYEDIKLPEQTIDLNFRPENIFQTDGVCPQPQSVDLGAFGRVEFSYQPLCDFAAKLRPVLIMMTILTCAWFVYGALEDL, from the coding sequence ATGAAGAATGATCCCCGAAGCAATGTTTATCATTGGCCTATTGCCTTATGCCTTGCTCTGTCTGCTGCTGTATTCGCTGCTCCAGTAATGGCAGATGTCGCCCTACCGCCTCCGGCACAACATCAAAACGCAGGCTTCCCAAGTGACCAAGCTTTGCAACGGCGCGGATACGACCCTAAAACAGGCATTTGGAAAGTTGATGTACAAAACAACGGCAAACCGACCGTAAACAAAGACGGTGGAACATACAACGGCAGTCAAAACAAGACTGTAACCGTTACGGGAAAGTACGGCGAAACTGGCACGATGAATACAACTGTGAATCAGAAAGTTGAGTTTGGTAAGCTCCAAAAGGCAGCTAATATAATTATGATAGGTAATGGCATTGCAAATGGATCTAATGCCGCCTCCAGTTATGCCGCTGAAGTCGGTCGAAATATCGCGCAAGGCAATTACGGAGCTGCTGCCAGTAATGCTTTACAGTCCGTAGCTCGATTTATTGATGGTTTATTTGGTGGCCCTATAAGTGGTATTGTAGATTTAGGTAGTAGTTTTGGTGACGGTTATCTAGAGGGTAAATATCAAAATATTTATAAACAAGCAGAACAAGCTCAACGTCAAGCAGAAGCCGAAGGCAACTATCAAAAAGCAGTAGCAAATGCAGCAGCAAGAAAAGCAGCAGAAGCAGCACAAAAAGCGCAACAACAAGACCAACAGAAGAAAGAAGAAAAGAAAAGAGATGAAGAAGCTAAAGAAAAAGGTCTTTATGCTTATGATTTAATTGTTAAGAAGATTTTTCAACCAAATATTTACAAATCTGAAAGTTCAATTACATATAAAAGTTACAAGGTTTATTCAAATAGTCCTAATTATAATGTATTTTCAAAAGCTTTTATAACGAATGGTGGTTTTTACCATAACTATAATCCTAGTAAAGATTATTCGTTTTTTACTGGTTTAAAAAATCCGTCTAAAATTAGTTTAGAAATTAATAATCTTCCTAAAGAAAGTTCAATCTATTTCGAGATTAGATCATACCCAGCAGGCAGTCCCGATATTCCTAATGCAGCTAAGAATACTGGTCAAGTGAATCCATCAGATTTTATGCTGACACAAAAAGAAATTTTAGACATTCTCAAGCGCATGCTTGAGAACCAACAAACCAACCATAACGAACTGATGAACCAACTGGCAAAAATTGGCGTCGTGAATCAATCTGCCGAGCAAAGTACATTCAGCCCTGATACCGCACTTAGTGCGCCTTATACCCCTGAAGGCAGTAGCACCCCTCAACAAACAAGATTCAAAATGAATCAAAACGGCACTGTTGGCGTTGATTATGTGCCACGTCCTGATTTAAAGCCAAACAGTCCAGAAGCACCGAATAAGCACGAAAAGACAACACCGAGCAGACAGGAGAGTCCGGACACGCCAAATAGTCCGAATACACCGAATCAGCCGAACAATCCGACAGGGCAGCAAAATCAAAACCAAGAGAATAAGCAGCAGAATTTTTGTCAGCAAAACCCAAATGCTGCGCAATGTATGCCAAGTGGCGAATCGAGCTACGAAGACATAAAACTACCTGAACAGACAATAGACCTAAATTTTAGGCCTGAAAATATATTTCAGACTGATGGTGTTTGTCCGCAGCCCCAAAGCGTCGATTTAGGTGCATTTGGCCGCGTTGAATTTAGTTATCAGCCTCTTTGTGATTTTGCTGCCAAACTTCGGCCGGTGCTGATTATGATGACCATCCTTACTTGTGCATGGTTTGTTTATGGAGCGTTGGAAGATTTATGA
- a CDS encoding roadblock/LC7 domain-containing protein — MQQLLISVLSDLNNTSADITASAVISTDGLPIATMLPSHLNADRVGAMSATLLALGNRSVHELACGELDQVMVKGKNGYILLSQAGENAVLALMAKESGKLGLILLDAKRAAKQIAEIL, encoded by the coding sequence ATGCAACAACTATTAATCTCTGTATTAAGCGATTTGAACAATACCTCTGCTGATATCACTGCTTCTGCAGTTATTTCTACAGACGGCCTGCCGATCGCAACCATGTTGCCTTCCCACCTGAATGCAGACCGTGTAGGTGCGATGTCGGCAACGCTTTTGGCATTGGGCAATCGTTCCGTACATGAGTTGGCTTGCGGTGAGTTGGATCAGGTAATGGTTAAAGGTAAAAATGGCTATATTCTGTTGAGTCAAGCAGGTGAAAATGCAGTGTTGGCATTGATGGCAAAAGAAAGCGGTAAATTGGGCTTGATTTTGTTGGATGCGAAACGTGCGGCCAAACAAATTGCTGAAATCTTATAA
- a CDS encoding DUF2523 domain-containing protein, with translation MNWANLITAALMSVAGRILSAIGLAFVTVTGFQSLQSYFVQQVQNHIGGFPQDALQIIYILGFGVMLNWIFGAFTFIATIKGFKKLSTIIQSK, from the coding sequence ATGAATTGGGCAAATTTAATAACAGCCGCTTTAATGTCTGTTGCAGGCCGTATCCTTAGCGCAATTGGTCTAGCTTTTGTCACTGTAACAGGCTTTCAAAGCCTGCAATCCTATTTTGTACAGCAGGTTCAAAATCACATAGGTGGATTTCCGCAAGACGCATTACAGATAATTTATATCCTTGGATTCGGCGTTATGCTTAACTGGATATTCGGCGCATTTACATTCATAGCAACGATAAAGGGCTTTAAAAAACTTTCTACCATCATTCAGTCGAAATAG
- a CDS encoding replication initiation factor domain-containing protein, with protein sequence MKALADKAVAVGADMAAALADGNPAPTAEGCPPRLIGGEQNKTPNPKGAEKSENQDFEFEYFSHFVSDGKGKFIEIPLRRGRDDGAFIDQITFTIHEDSLPKVTGKGLVSDTEFVVKYSELLEEILGFGITQKLPFKGKFFYKSCYQLGPDNVEYGKVHYGGQRETMLVELNGTGCQAAIPGWENRLYEFLSKCIRPKITRVDVAHDFFKGEYTPDQALLDHDNGHFDVHNMRPKSECRGTAWRNDDGSGKTFYVGKRGNSKFTRVYEKGKQFGDVNSPWVRFETEFRAGDIEIPLDVLLYPGSYLGGAYPICTGIFKTEAKRMDAKTETVNLSFDHKLFHARNQVGKMVNFLRDIGWDDTKIVDELVKGIEGYPKGLQPEQYDCRDQTQKIQYIHEEQKAIDDLNMQTLLDDLLDEKETAFPQDREKQHIKDIELEEKIISNFLNSKGNSNV encoded by the coding sequence ATGAAAGCCTTGGCAGATAAAGCCGTGGCGGTAGGCGCAGATATGGCGGCCGCTTTAGCGGACGGCAATCCTGCGCCAACCGCCGAAGGCTGCCCCCCTAGGCTAATAGGGGGGGAGCAAAATAAAACCCCTAATCCGAAGGGTGCTGAAAAATCGGAGAACCAAGACTTCGAATTCGAATATTTCAGCCATTTCGTATCGGATGGAAAAGGCAAATTCATCGAAATACCGTTAAGAAGAGGAAGGGATGACGGCGCATTTATTGACCAAATCACTTTCACGATTCACGAAGACAGTTTACCGAAAGTAACAGGTAAAGGATTGGTATCAGATACAGAATTTGTTGTGAAGTATAGCGAGCTGTTAGAAGAAATTTTAGGTTTTGGCATTACCCAAAAACTACCGTTCAAAGGAAAGTTTTTCTACAAAAGCTGTTACCAACTAGGACCCGATAACGTCGAATACGGAAAGGTTCATTATGGCGGTCAGCGAGAAACAATGCTGGTTGAATTGAATGGTACAGGTTGTCAGGCTGCCATACCCGGTTGGGAAAACAGACTGTATGAGTTTTTAAGTAAGTGTATACGTCCAAAAATTACCCGTGTTGATGTCGCCCATGATTTTTTCAAAGGCGAATACACACCCGATCAGGCATTACTTGATCATGATAACGGTCATTTTGACGTTCACAATATGAGGCCAAAAAGCGAATGTCGCGGTACTGCATGGCGCAATGATGATGGTAGCGGCAAAACCTTTTATGTAGGTAAACGCGGAAATTCTAAATTTACCCGCGTTTATGAGAAAGGAAAACAATTTGGCGATGTCAATAGTCCTTGGGTCAGGTTTGAAACTGAATTTAGGGCAGGCGATATAGAAATCCCCTTAGATGTTTTGCTTTATCCCGGTTCGTATCTTGGCGGTGCTTATCCGATATGTACAGGGATATTCAAAACAGAAGCCAAGCGGATGGATGCCAAGACAGAAACAGTGAATCTATCTTTCGATCACAAACTGTTCCATGCGCGTAATCAGGTTGGAAAGATGGTTAATTTCCTTCGTGATATAGGTTGGGATGATACAAAAATTGTCGATGAACTTGTAAAAGGCATTGAAGGTTATCCCAAAGGTTTACAACCTGAACAATACGACTGTAGAGATCAGACACAAAAGATCCAGTATATACACGAAGAGCAAAAAGCAATTGATGATTTGAACATGCAAACATTACTTGATGATTTGCTTGATGAGAAAGAAACCGCATTCCCACAAGACAGGGAAAAACAGCACATTAAAGACATCGAACTCGAAGAAAAAATTATTTCAAATTTTTTAAACAGTAAAGGAAATTCAAATGTTTGA
- a CDS encoding TerC family protein translates to MDFSWLAEPHTWIGFATLLVLEVVLGIDNLVFVAILANKVKPSQRDKARITGLGLAVVIRIFMLGFMAHIMTLTRPLFELGGLEISGKDMIMFAGGIFLLYKATTELHERLEGHNQFTVAEGQKKHSAFWGVVAQILILDAVFSIDSVITAVAMVDHIVVAMGAVVVAMTVMISASKPLTAFVDKHPTVVMLCLGFLLMIGFSLIAEAFHFHIPKGYLYAAIGFSILIELFNQVSQKNARKNDYISTSWRKRTAENVLGMMGIRESILAKAGDNGGDDEHFEENEKSMIRSVLTLAERPIMGVMIPRREIEKLDISQSREEQNAQLKNTPYSRLLVVGKAGVDEPLGYISKKDLLNQLLESGEINIQTALRQPLILPDSTTALNAIELFRQSSADYALVVDEFGAVLGMVTMKDLLETIAGEFPEEFEREEEEAAPASQDETLSVDGALEYVELASQLNLPAQEEDADFHTVAGLIMEELQSIPDVGDFIDYHGWRFEVVEKDGQRIARVKINRLPEEE, encoded by the coding sequence ATGGATTTCAGTTGGTTGGCAGAGCCGCATACTTGGATAGGCTTTGCCACGCTTCTGGTTTTGGAAGTTGTTTTAGGTATTGATAACCTTGTTTTCGTAGCGATTTTGGCAAACAAGGTTAAGCCGTCGCAACGTGATAAGGCGCGGATAACGGGCTTGGGTTTGGCCGTAGTTATTCGGATTTTCATGCTGGGCTTTATGGCGCACATCATGACGCTGACGCGTCCTTTGTTTGAGTTGGGCGGTCTGGAGATTTCCGGTAAAGACATGATTATGTTTGCCGGCGGTATTTTCCTGCTTTATAAAGCGACTACCGAGCTGCATGAACGCCTTGAAGGCCACAATCAATTTACTGTTGCTGAAGGGCAGAAGAAGCATTCTGCTTTTTGGGGCGTTGTGGCGCAAATCTTGATTTTGGATGCTGTTTTCTCTATCGATTCTGTCATTACGGCAGTGGCGATGGTGGATCATATTGTGGTGGCAATGGGTGCGGTTGTTGTGGCGATGACGGTGATGATTTCTGCCAGCAAACCGTTGACTGCCTTTGTGGATAAGCATCCGACCGTTGTGATGTTGTGTTTGGGTTTCTTGTTGATGATTGGTTTCAGCCTGATTGCGGAAGCCTTCCATTTCCATATTCCGAAAGGCTATTTGTATGCGGCGATCGGCTTCTCGATTTTGATCGAACTGTTTAATCAGGTTTCGCAAAAGAATGCCCGCAAAAATGACTACATCAGCACTTCTTGGCGTAAGCGTACCGCTGAAAATGTGTTGGGTATGATGGGTATTCGTGAAAGCATTTTGGCAAAAGCAGGCGATAATGGCGGCGATGACGAGCATTTTGAAGAAAACGAAAAATCCATGATTCGCAGCGTGCTGACTTTGGCGGAGCGTCCGATTATGGGCGTGATGATTCCGCGTCGGGAAATCGAGAAATTGGATATTTCCCAAAGTCGGGAAGAGCAAAATGCGCAGCTGAAAAATACGCCGTATAGCCGTTTGTTGGTTGTCGGTAAGGCAGGTGTAGATGAGCCTTTGGGATATATCAGTAAAAAAGATTTGCTGAACCAGCTGCTTGAATCGGGAGAAATCAATATTCAGACGGCCTTGCGCCAACCGTTGATTTTACCGGATAGTACGACGGCGTTGAATGCGATTGAATTGTTCCGTCAAAGCAGCGCGGATTATGCGTTGGTGGTGGATGAATTTGGTGCGGTGTTGGGTATGGTGACCATGAAAGATTTGTTGGAAACCATTGCCGGTGAGTTCCCTGAGGAATTCGAGCGTGAGGAAGAAGAAGCTGCTCCGGCCAGTCAGGATGAAACGCTGTCTGTGGATGGTGCATTGGAGTATGTGGAATTGGCTTCTCAGCTAAATCTGCCTGCTCAAGAAGAAGACGCAGACTTCCATACCGTTGCCGGCTTGATTATGGAAGAATTGCAAAGTATTCCTGATGTGGGCGACTTCATCGATTACCATGGTTGGCGTTTTGAAGTGGTTGAGAAGGACGGACAACGGATTGCCCGTGTAAAAATCAACCGTTTGCCGGAAGAAGAATAA